A single genomic interval of Paralichthys olivaceus isolate ysfri-2021 chromosome 7, ASM2471397v2, whole genome shotgun sequence harbors:
- the akip1 gene encoding A-kinase-interacting protein 1 gives MTSHAWLESSLQRSASLGLEVLQRASRRSVDWTSTGASQTPTTPEEDTQIPVKRCHTELNDTFATLAELMAQTTYQCKRFYASGCCTDPTDKERNHVSRFHSRSAAGRTTAALPTRKHGRVSGTDEDFHIEVSPGTYAVTAHMPESPQQTQLVSVRAGESIDLTFNL, from the exons ATGACCAGCCACGCCTGGCTGGAGTCTTCCCTGCAGCGCTCTGCCAGTCTGGGTCTCGAGGTGCTGCAGCGGGCCTCCAGGCGCAGCGTGGACTGGACCAGCACTGGTGCATCCCAGACCCCAACTACCCCAGAGGAAGACACACAAATCCCTGTCAAG AGATGCCACACAGAGCTTAATGATACCTTTGCAACCCTGGCAGAGCTCATGGCACAGACAACCTATCAGTGCAAG AGGTTTTATGCGTCAGGCTGTTGCACTGACCCCACTGACAAAGAGAGGAACCACGTGTCCAGGTTCCACTCTCGTTCAGCTGCTGGGAGGACAACAGCCGCTCTGCcaaccaggaaacat GGTCGCGTTTCGGGAACAGATGAAGATTTCCACATCGAGGTTTCTCCGGGAACGTATGCCGTCACTGCCCACATGCCAGAGTCGCCACAGCAGACTCAGCTGGTTAGTGTCAGAGCTGGAGAGAGCATCGACCTCACCTTTAACCTCTGA
- the c7h11orf16 gene encoding uncharacterized protein C11orf16 homolog — protein METSINSEAKLTPAADCAHHFKVSFSVRMTSRQMGASEDALIPLFVGKEGCNITFVLESSESMRAVLGSVKRLLIQTLLTKASLRDSLFNIITFSNKVNCWSRHMLPCAPDTVYTALSWIHSIVCGPGRDLLAALSLAFSDPTCHAVHLLATDLPDQPEAVLRALPALAAERPVNTFYLQESYGQLDGNTRDYLQCLTQAAGGSCYVLVDGANGNLGKVIPLYVAESKSSVPIVSPVKCCCLSASAMIPQQQHMSPLLRSSLDNPTRLVPSCVLSDRTLAHSEFFPGSCVLARREVDGLYYQGTVIQQVQGRTGVWVVAFDCPGTAGVGVVSSQRQLVCSLDMVSHHLGHHTRCLVPGDAVLSPWEPHLRSYGPGRVMAITERRANGVVCLRVLMWNGCVSLVPDRLVLPILESHYDRITRELQIPTSAQSQYCSWFSACSSSCPPRLFCFDCSASTPCCPSVTNHWPSVVPPRCRSNLGEMDRSERAVRDKQTDLKDTEMGKGDPEFCSSSSLTDGETREMFPPDVKVRSKQRPPWRYWRRIGPEPQHRQPGSEVPRRNSQPAKFSFSVPQISTPLPNHSSMFQSLPGAKGRRANIIEMFGTNF, from the exons ATGGAAACCAGCATCAACAGTGAGGCCAAGTTGACGCCTGCAGCTGACTGTGCACACCACTTTAAAGT GTCTTTCAGTGTTAGAATGACATCCAGGCAGATGGGGGCGTCTGAAGATGCATTGATCCCACTGTTTGTCGGCAAAGAAGGCTGCAACATCACTTTTGTCCTGGAGAGCTCAGAGAGCATGAGAGCTGTTCTGGGGTCAGTAAAACGACTGCTGATCCAGACCCTGCTGACTAAAGCTTCACTCAGAGACTCTCTCTTCAACATCATAACATTCTCAAACAAG GTGAACTGCTGGTCCCGCCACATGCTCCCCTGTGCTCCTGACACAGTGTACACCGCTCTGTCCTGGATTCACTCCATCGTGTGCGGCCCCGGCAGAGATCTCCTGGCCGCCCTGAGTTTGGCCTTCTCTGACCCGACCTGTCACGCTGTCCACCTGCTCGCCACGGACCTCCCTGACCAGCCGGAGGCCGTGCTGAGAGCTCTACCCGCCCTGGCAGCTGAGAGGCCTGTGAACACTTTCTATCTGCAGGAGTCATACGGTCAGCTGGACGGCAACACAAGAGATTATCTACAGTGTCTGACTCAGGCCGCAGGAGGAAGCTGTTATGTGTTAGTAGACGGTGCGAATGGGAATCTGGGGAAG GTGATTCCTCTGTATGTTGCTGAGAGCAAATCGTCAGTGCCAATTGTCTCTCCAGTCAAGTGTTGCTGTCTGTCCGCTTCCGCAATGatcccacagcagcagcacatgtctCCTCTGCTCAG GTCCAGTCTGGATAATCCGACCCGCCTGGTCCCCTCCTGTGTGCTGTCTGACCGAACCCTGGCCCATTCAGAGTTTTTCCCTGGATCCTGTGTGCTGGCCAGGAGAGAGGTGGATGGCTTGTATTATCAGGGTACTGTCATACAACAAGTTCAG GGCCGCACAGGAGTCTGGGTAGTCGCATTTGACTGTCCAGGCACTGCTGGTGTGGGCGTTGTCTCCTCCCAGAGGCAGCTGGTTTGCTCCCTGGACATGGTGAGCCACCACCTTGGACATCATACACGCTGTCTGGTTCCTGGAGATGCTGTCCTGTCGCCATGGGAACCACATCTGAGGAGCTATGGGCCGGGGAGAGTGATGGCCATCACAGAGCGCAGAG CTAATGGTGTTGTGTGTCTCCGGGTGCTGATGTGGAATGGCTGTGTGTCTCTGGTTCCTGACCGCCTGGTTTTACCCATTTTGGAATCTCACTATGACAGGATAACCAGAGAGCTCCAAATCCCAACATCAGCCCAGAGTCAATACTGCAGCTGGTTTTctgcctgcagctcctcctgcccTCCCAGGCTGTTCTGCTTTGACTGCTCAGCATCTACACCTTGCTGCCCTTCAGTCACCAACCACTGGCCCAGTGTGGTTCCACCCAGATGTAGGTCCAACCTTGGAGAGATGGATCGATCTGAGAGGGCAGTGCGGGATAAGCAGACGGACCTCAAAGATACAGAAATGGGAAAAGGTGACCCAGAGTTCtgttcctcttcatctcttacTGATGGTGAAACCAGAGAGATGTTTCCTCCTGATGTGAAAGTGAGGAGTAAACAACGTCCTCCCTGGAGGTACTGGAGGAGAATAGGGCCCGAGCCTCAGCACAGACAGCCAG GGAGCGAGGTGCCCAGGAGGAACTCACAACCTGCAAAGTTCAGCTTCTCTGTCCCGCAGATCAGCACCCCCTTGCCCAATCACAGCTCTATGTTTCAGTCACTTCCTGGTGCTAAAGGAAGAAGAGCTAACATCATAGAAATGTTTGGCACGAACTTTTAA